The Amphiura filiformis chromosome 12, Afil_fr2py, whole genome shotgun sequence genome includes a region encoding these proteins:
- the LOC140166823 gene encoding uncharacterized protein, translated as MSLHACKLSKTAATRQNKKHISPVSSNKHFLSVRVMANLQDSYDYVVCGGGSAGCVVAARLSEDPNRNVLLLEAGPSDLDWIDTHTPALVGSLQRTKVDWDYKCKIQEKSYLAYEDVTWTRGKVLGGCSSHNFMVFTRCSAADYDSWAKLGCEGWSWKDVLPFFLKTENGIW; from the exons ATGAGCTTACATGCATGTAAGCTGAGCAAAACTGCTGCAACGcgtcaaaacaaaaaacacatttcgcCTGTTTCGTCAAATAAGCATTTTCTTTCAGTCAGAGTTATGGCCAATTTGCAAGATTCCTACGATTATGTTGTTTGTGGTGGTGGTAGCGCAGGTTGCGTCGTAGCTGCCCGATTATCTGAGGATCCTAATCGTAACGTGTTACTTCTTGAAGCAGGACCATCGGATCTTGACTGGATCGACACACATACCCCGGCATTAGTGGGCTCATTACAGAGGACTAAAGTGGATTGGGATTATAAG TGCAAGATACAAGAGAAGTCCTATCTCGCATACGAAGATGTAACATGGACTCGTGGCAAG GTACTCGGTGGGTGTAGTAGTCATAACTTCATGGTTTTCACGCGATGTTCAGCCGCTGACTATGATTCGTGGGCCAAGTTAGGTTGCGAAGGCTGGAGCTGGAAAGATGTTTTGCCGTTTTTCCTCAAAACCGAAAACGGGATATGGTAA
- the LOC140166822 gene encoding alcohol dehydrogenase [acceptor]-like — MANLQDSYDYVVCGGGSAGCVVASRLSEDPSRSVLLLEAGPSDLDWIDTHTPALVASLQRTKVDWDYKCKIQEKSYLAYEDVTWTRGKVLGGCSSHNYMVFTRCSAADYDSWARLGCDGWSWKDVLPFFLKAENGICPSFAGSEFHNVGGPVTVSKPHRPTTVSSAFIEAGLELGYKNVDVMSGDIIGFGDFPASIDADGKRASTARAYVHPAMKRSNFTVLCNAHVTKVDIKDKKAVGVCFRTDDGEKRVTVNKEVIVSGGAVNSPQLLLLSGVGPKSHLEEFGIECVADLPVGQNLQDHIAIQMKVSVKPGSQVNTLSNCPLDTNGVEAVAFFKTGLEEPEVDSPDMQFHYLGGFYPFGPTEDEIHALKDPKFYPILSQDMPKEERLVKEGITIFPTFLHPKSIGEIKLSSADPMAPPFIDPNYFDHPYDVKAMIKGIRVAKELLETKAMAPFE; from the exons ATGGCCAATTTGCAAGATTCTTACGATTATGTTGTTTGCGGTGGTGGTAGCGCAGGTTGCGTCGTAGCTTCCCGATTATCTGAGGATCCTAGTCGTAGCGTGTTACTTCTTGAAGCAGGACCGTCAGATCTTGATTGGATCGACACACATACCCCGGCATTAGTGGCTTCATTACAGAGGACTAAGGTGGATTGGGATTATAAG TGCAAGATACAAGAGAAGTCCTATCTCGCATACGAAGATGTCACATGGACTCGTGGCAAG GTTCTCGGTGGATGTAGTAGTCATAATTACATGGTGTTCACGCGATGTTCAGCCGCTGACTATGATTCGTGGGCCAGGTTAGGTTGCGACGGCTGGAGCTGGAAAGATGTTTTGCCGTTTTTTCTCAAAGCAGAAAATGGGATATG tcCCAGTTTTGCCGGTTCTGAATTCCATAACGTTGGTGGGCCTGTGACGGTGTCTAAACCACATCGCCCTACTACAGTGTCCTCAGCCTTTATAGAAGCAG GCCTTGAACTTGGATACAAAAATGTTGACGTTATGAGCGGAGATATC ATTGGTTTCGGGGATTTCCCAGCATCTATTGACGCCGATGGAAAGCGAGCCAGCACAGCCAGGGCATACGTCCATCCTGCAATGAAACGAAGCAATTTCACTGTCTTATGTAATGCTCACGTCACTAAG GTTGATATCAAAGACAAGAAAGCTGTTGGAGTTTGCTTTCGTACTGACGATGGTGAGAAACGTGTCACCGTCAACAAGGAGGTCATTGTGTCTGGTGGAGCCGTCAATTCGCCTCAG CTCCTACTGTTGTCTGGTGTGGGACCTAAGAGTCACCTGGAAGAGTTTGGTATTGAATGTGTGGCTGATCTACCAGTCGGACAGAATCTACAG GACCATATAGCTATTCAGATGAAAGTATCTGTGAAACCTGGATCACAAGTAAACACACTGTCAAAT TGTCCTTTAGATACCAATGGAGTGGAAGCAGTTGCCTTCTTTAAAACTGGATTGGAGGAG CCAGAAGTGGATTCTCCTGATATGCAATTCCATTACCTCGGGGGATTCTATCCATTTGGACCCACTGAAGATGAGATTCACGCGCTAAAGGATCCAAA GTTCTACCCAATCCTTTCTCAAGACATGCCAAAAGAGGAGCGTCTGGTAAAGGAAGGAATCACCATCTTCCCTACCTTCTTACACCCAAAGAGTATTGGTGAGATCAAATTATCCAGTGCTGATCCCATGGCACCACCATTTATTGATCCGAATTACTTTGATCACCCTTATGATGTGAAGGCTATGATTAAG ggAATTCGTGTTGCCAAAGAACTTTT